The following are encoded together in the Thermodesulforhabdus norvegica genome:
- a CDS encoding YkgJ family cysteine cluster protein, producing MVESKEELVLEGGDSICFACHQGLPCFTRCCRDVNIYLTPYDVLRMRRALGMGSSEFLSRYTRSFLAKVTHVPVVQLLMDPETLNCLLVTDEGCRIYDDRPWACRMYPLDINPRKPGSYRLIAGADKCFGLKEAQSWTLKEWLSSQGIEPYERMEALYQSIMPAGFKPGGIMDAGLGKLIFLAYDLDIFMEMVKDPKFRKLHEISEPEFNEAMSNDEKLLELAFGYIKGQLEELYGLA from the coding sequence ATGGTTGAAAGCAAAGAGGAACTGGTGCTTGAAGGCGGTGACTCGATATGTTTTGCCTGTCACCAGGGTCTTCCGTGTTTTACCAGGTGTTGTCGTGACGTGAATATTTATCTAACCCCTTACGACGTGCTGAGAATGAGAAGAGCCCTTGGAATGGGCTCCTCTGAGTTCCTTTCGCGTTACACCCGTTCATTTCTGGCAAAGGTTACGCACGTACCGGTTGTTCAGCTTCTTATGGATCCCGAGACTTTGAATTGCCTTCTTGTGACGGATGAAGGTTGCCGTATCTACGATGATCGCCCCTGGGCATGCAGAATGTACCCTCTGGATATTAACCCCAGGAAACCGGGAAGTTACAGGCTCATTGCAGGTGCCGATAAGTGCTTTGGCTTAAAGGAAGCTCAATCCTGGACCTTAAAAGAGTGGCTTTCGTCTCAGGGCATTGAGCCCTACGAACGCATGGAGGCCCTTTATCAATCGATAATGCCTGCCGGTTTTAAGCCCGGTGGAATAATGGATGCGGGGCTGGGCAAGCTGATTTTTCTTGCCTATGACCTTGACATATTCATGGAAATGGTAAAGGACCCGAAGTTCAGAAAGCTTCACGAGATTTCCGAGCCCGAATTCAACGAAGCAATGAGCAATGATGAAAAGCTACTGGAGCTTGCTTTCGGTTACATAAAGGGACAGTTGGAGGAACTTTACGGTTTGGCGTGA
- a CDS encoding FAD-dependent oxidoreductase: MEKKIGVYICEGCGIGEALDLEALSEVATGEFGVAVCRKHAFLCGEEGVQIIKSDIEKEGVNSVVIAACSPRVMYDVFDFGPDKLLERVNLREQVVWCHPPNDEDTQMLAEDQLRMGITKINDMALPEPFRAEELSKDILVVGGGLTGLVAAREAAKAGYRVVLVEKEAELGGYLKRVYKLPPSSPPYNELKDTGIDELISYVTGSELIKVYTGATVESIEGAPCMFDVTIRKNGGSSRERVGAIVLATGSVPYDPSGLDGLGYGKFPDVVTLQQVEEMFLSDSVKRPSDGGEIGGVAFVLCAGSRDENHLPYCSSACCVEALKQAKYFKDRNPDMPVYVIYRDIRANGVYELFYKEMQKEKVFLIKGEVKAVEDDGSGKLVLTVDDVLTGSPVMTESVDLVVLATGMVPTTAFGEPYRQVQSQEGQDEMQVPPDVILVSNILNLKYRQGPELPALKYGFPDSHFICFPYESRRTGIYPAGSVRAPMDYARAVDDATGAALKAIQCVELTAQGMAVHPRAGDMSYPEFFMQRCTQCKRCTEECPFGAINEDEKANPLPNPTRCRRCGVCMGACPERIISFKNYSVGMIGNMIKSINVPDEYEEKPRILVLACENDAYPALDMAGLRRLEYNPWVRIIPLRCLGSMNIVWIADALSKGIDGILLLGCKRGDDYQCHFIKGSELANIRMTKIKETLDRLVLESERVRVEEVSISDYYRLPQILNDFAEKLEELGPNPYKGF, from the coding sequence ATGGAGAAGAAGATAGGCGTTTATATATGCGAAGGATGTGGGATAGGTGAGGCCCTTGATCTAGAGGCTCTTTCAGAAGTCGCAACGGGCGAATTCGGAGTTGCCGTCTGTCGTAAACACGCTTTTCTCTGCGGTGAAGAAGGGGTTCAGATCATAAAATCGGACATTGAAAAAGAGGGCGTAAACAGTGTCGTTATTGCCGCCTGTTCCCCCAGAGTGATGTACGATGTTTTCGACTTCGGTCCTGATAAGCTTTTGGAAAGGGTCAATCTCCGTGAACAGGTAGTCTGGTGTCATCCACCAAACGACGAAGACACTCAGATGCTTGCGGAAGATCAGTTGAGGATGGGAATTACTAAAATCAACGACATGGCGCTTCCTGAACCCTTTAGAGCCGAAGAGTTAAGCAAAGACATTCTGGTGGTCGGTGGAGGTCTCACAGGTCTGGTTGCCGCCCGGGAAGCCGCAAAAGCCGGATACAGGGTTGTTCTGGTAGAGAAGGAAGCCGAGCTGGGGGGGTATCTGAAAAGGGTTTATAAACTGCCGCCCTCTTCACCTCCTTATAACGAACTGAAGGATACTGGCATAGATGAACTTATATCTTATGTTACCGGAAGTGAGCTCATAAAGGTTTATACGGGGGCGACTGTTGAGTCTATTGAAGGTGCTCCCTGCATGTTTGATGTGACCATTCGCAAGAACGGGGGTAGCTCCAGGGAGCGGGTTGGCGCGATTGTACTTGCTACCGGATCTGTTCCCTACGACCCTTCCGGCCTTGACGGTCTGGGCTACGGGAAGTTTCCGGACGTCGTTACACTTCAGCAGGTTGAGGAAATGTTCTTGAGCGATTCCGTAAAACGCCCGTCCGATGGTGGAGAAATCGGCGGTGTTGCCTTTGTGCTTTGTGCAGGGTCGAGAGATGAGAATCATCTTCCCTACTGTTCCTCGGCTTGTTGCGTGGAAGCCCTGAAGCAGGCCAAGTACTTTAAAGACCGCAATCCCGATATGCCCGTTTATGTTATTTACAGGGACATCCGTGCAAACGGCGTTTATGAGCTTTTTTACAAGGAGATGCAGAAAGAAAAGGTCTTTCTCATAAAAGGCGAGGTGAAGGCGGTAGAAGATGACGGATCGGGCAAGCTGGTGCTTACCGTGGACGATGTTTTAACGGGTTCTCCCGTGATGACCGAAAGTGTGGATCTTGTCGTTCTTGCCACGGGCATGGTACCGACGACCGCCTTTGGGGAGCCTTATCGTCAGGTACAGAGCCAGGAAGGTCAGGATGAAATGCAGGTACCGCCGGATGTTATTCTGGTCTCCAACATTTTGAATCTGAAATACAGGCAGGGACCCGAGTTGCCTGCTCTGAAGTACGGTTTTCCCGATTCTCACTTCATCTGTTTTCCCTATGAGTCCAGAAGAACTGGGATATATCCTGCAGGCTCTGTGAGGGCTCCGATGGATTACGCTAGAGCGGTGGATGATGCTACCGGAGCGGCTCTTAAAGCCATCCAGTGTGTTGAGCTTACCGCTCAGGGTATGGCGGTTCATCCACGAGCCGGAGATATGAGTTATCCCGAATTTTTCATGCAGAGGTGCACTCAGTGCAAGAGATGCACCGAGGAATGTCCCTTTGGTGCGATAAACGAAGACGAGAAAGCCAATCCTCTGCCCAATCCCACCCGTTGCCGTCGTTGTGGGGTTTGTATGGGAGCATGCCCTGAAAGGATTATATCCTTTAAAAACTACTCCGTGGGCATGATAGGGAACATGATAAAGAGCATTAACGTTCCCGATGAATATGAAGAAAAACCCCGTATTCTGGTACTTGCCTGCGAAAACGATGCCTACCCTGCCCTTGATATGGCGGGTTTAAGAAGGCTTGAGTACAATCCCTGGGTCAGGATTATACCGCTCAGGTGTCTTGGATCCATGAACATAGTCTGGATAGCGGATGCTCTTTCCAAGGGAATAGACGGCATTCTTCTCCTTGGTTGTAAGCGGGGAGACGATTACCAGTGTCACTTCATAAAAGGAAGCGAACTGGCTAACATCAGGATGACCAAAATTAAGGAGACACTGGATCGGCTTGTGCTGGAGTCGGAGCGAGTAAGAGTAGAGGAGGTATCGATATCCGATTACTATCGACTTCCACAGATACTCAACGACTTTGCAGAAAAACTCGAAGAACTTGGCCCCAATCCCTACAAGGGCTTTTAG
- a CDS encoding (Fe-S)-binding protein has translation MEAKYVSQEMRDYIIEMGAETITWCMQCGLCTNLCPWRLVPGETSEKFSIRRMLRLGQMGMEGFEDEIVLFACSTCGMCQSNCPRGVKIIDNVRSMRASIVGAGMAPANLRPILGSAHANGNPWSGPREKRTAWQDGLDVPSFGLETEYFLFVCCHSCYDPRSTKIARSIVKILKHAGVSFGVIGVEESCCGESMRKLGDEELFQKLATSNIELFNSRGVKKIITTSPHCYWTFTQEYPALGGEWEVVHYTELLEQLVESGAISFPVEKRLKVAYHDPCYLGRHSGIYDAPRRLLNSVEGIELIELSRARELSLCCAGGGGRIWAEVPMGERFGELRIADALDKGADMITTACPYCMNMLMDACKTMGKDDQLQVTELSEILAEALEG, from the coding sequence ATGGAAGCTAAATACGTATCTCAGGAAATGAGAGATTACATTATAGAGATGGGGGCAGAGACCATCACCTGGTGCATGCAGTGTGGTCTTTGTACGAATCTTTGCCCCTGGAGACTGGTTCCGGGTGAGACAAGCGAAAAGTTCAGCATCAGGCGGATGCTGAGGCTCGGACAGATGGGCATGGAAGGTTTCGAAGACGAAATCGTGCTTTTTGCCTGCTCAACCTGCGGCATGTGTCAAAGCAATTGCCCCCGGGGTGTGAAGATAATTGATAACGTAAGATCGATGAGGGCCAGCATAGTGGGGGCCGGAATGGCTCCCGCCAACCTCAGACCCATTCTGGGAAGTGCTCACGCCAACGGCAACCCCTGGTCCGGACCTCGTGAGAAAAGAACGGCATGGCAGGATGGTCTGGATGTTCCATCCTTCGGCCTCGAGACGGAATATTTTCTCTTCGTCTGTTGCCATTCCTGCTATGATCCACGGAGTACGAAAATAGCCCGTAGTATAGTGAAGATCCTGAAGCATGCTGGGGTTTCCTTCGGGGTGATAGGGGTTGAGGAGTCCTGTTGCGGTGAGAGCATGAGAAAGCTGGGTGATGAGGAACTCTTCCAGAAGCTTGCGACCTCTAATATTGAATTGTTTAACTCCAGGGGAGTAAAAAAGATCATAACGACGTCTCCTCACTGTTACTGGACCTTCACTCAGGAGTACCCCGCCCTGGGAGGGGAATGGGAGGTTGTACATTACACGGAATTGCTCGAACAGCTTGTGGAAAGCGGCGCTATTTCTTTTCCGGTAGAGAAACGGCTGAAGGTTGCCTATCATGATCCCTGCTACCTGGGACGTCACAGTGGAATATATGATGCGCCCAGACGGCTGTTGAACTCCGTTGAGGGGATTGAGCTGATTGAGTTGAGCAGGGCCAGAGAGCTCAGCCTCTGTTGCGCCGGCGGTGGAGGGCGCATCTGGGCGGAAGTGCCTATGGGAGAACGATTTGGCGAGCTCAGGATTGCCGATGCCCTGGACAAAGGTGCCGATATGATTACCACCGCCTGTCCTTACTGCATGAATATGCTTATGGATGCCTGCAAAACCATGGGAAAAGATGATCAGCTTCAGGTAACGGAGCTTTCCGAGATTCTTGCAGAAGCCCTTGAAGGCTGA